CGATAGATGCTGACCCAGATGAAGCTGCTTATTCCTGTGGGTATAACGGCTGCCAGAACCAGACCCGTTATGGTGTACGCATCAGTAGGGAAAACCAGATGACCCATACCGAGAGCTATTAGAGGCATTGCCAAATGCAAAATAAACAGACATACAAACAAGGGGATCGGCTTCTTCAGTACGTTTACAAAATCCCGTATCCCAAGACTAATGCTTCCAGCGAACGTCATGAATGCAAAGAGCCAAGGAGATAAAAAGGTATAAGAAGAAAGGAAACTCCCGCATAACACGCCAATAATAATGCTGATTGGGGTAATCAGTGGCATGAAGCGGTTCAAGCGTTGGTTCAAGGCTTGAAGCATAATCATGACATCCCTTTACCGTGTGATTCTATTATTATACATGTTAATAACGCTGACTGCAGACCCATTTGCAATGAAGCAGTTTGAACAGGTATCATGGACTTGGAACAAGGATTTCGAATAGGAGAAGGGGAGATGATCATGTTCATAAGAAAAAGAAAGCACACATTAATGATGACAGGCCTTATCGCATCAAGTATTCTTTTGATTTCGGCCTGTTCTGTCGTAGAACAAGCCAATGAAAGTTTAAATTATGTTAGTGGGGCTACTGATTATATAGAACAGGTATCAAACGCCGGGGCTGATCTGCAAGAGCTCGCATCGGGTGCGGTGAATAATCCGGAGATAACCACTCAGATTCAGGAGAAAATCGATCTGATCCAAGCAGAAGCAAGCGAATTTTCTCAGCTGGCTGCTCCTGCGATAGGAGAGAGCATTCATGAAAATCTGGTCAGCTACAATACGCAATTAACGGAAGTTGTGGACAATTTCGAGAATACGATAGCGGAGCAAGGTTTTACGGCAGAAAATTGGGAAAAGACGGGCATTCCTGAGTTGATCACCAACATTAACAACTTGAAAGATCCGCTGAGCGGACTTCAGGGTGAATAAGCTGAATGAATTTCAATATGGAGTGAATTCAGTTTGAAAATCTCATATTTTATAAGGGCGGGATATCGGAGTGAATGAATCACTGATATCTTCGCTTTTTTTATTTTCTGAAAACTCATGCATATTTAATGTGTTAGGAGCTAGACTAATACGAAATAATCATGAGATAGAGATGACATTTAAAACATAATCGAGTAAGAGATGCTCTATGGTTTGACAAGCCTGTAACAGGGGCGTATGATGAACATATAAGTTAATTAAATATAGTTACTTACTATAAGTTATAAAAATATTTTGCCAAAGGAGAACTGAATCATGACGGAGCACAATGGAAAAGTAATCATTATTACAGGTGGAGCCAGTGGTATTGGTAAAGAAACAGCACTTCAACTTTCGGATCAAGGTGCGACTATTGTTGTCGCTGACTATAATGAAGACGGAGCGAAGAAGCTTGCGGCAGAGATTGAAGCAGCAGGCGGAACAGCGGGCGCATACAAAGTGGATGTATCCAAAGGAGACGAGATCAAAGCCCTGATCGACTGGACCGTAGAGCAATATGGTACGTTAAGCGGTATTTTCAATAACGCAGGCATTGGACTTGTGAAGCCATTTCTGGAGATGGACCCGGAATCTTATCACAGAGTCATTGATGTAGATCAGCACAGTGTATACTATGGCATGTATTATGGCGCGAAAAAAATGGTTGAATTAAATGTACAAGGTACCATTGTGAATACGGCTTCGATCTATGGAAGTGTTGCTGCAGTAGGCAGCTTCAACTACAATGCAGCCAAGGCTGCTGTTGTTATGATGTCCAAATCCGGTGCACTGGAACTTGCGGAGCATGGAATTCGTGTCGTTGGTGTAGCTCCTGGCTTTATCGAAACACCGATTCTGGGTGATGACCAAGCCATGAAGGATGCGCTTGCTACTCAACATATGCGTGGAGAGCTTATTCAACCAGAAAAAGTAGCCAGTGTGGTTACATTCCTGTTCAGTGATGCAGCAAGCGCAGTGAATGGGACAACTGTAGCCGTAGATGATGGATTCCTCAGCTTCAAAACCAAATAAAATAAAGTAAGTAACCCTTTTAAAATGAAGGGAGCTCATCTTAAAAAACAGAAAAAACGGTGCAGAACGATTTATTCGTTTTGCACCGTTTTTGTATTTTCATTATAAAGTAATCGTGGCATATGAGAGGGAAATAAGTTTGTCGAATTATCCCGAAAATTTAGAGATCGTGATACAATTAACAAGGCTATAGCTTTTTATCATTTTGTGGTGTCATATACAATTCGAACTCCCAGAGAGCCATAGCTCTCTTCTTTGTAATGACATTGATGACAGGTTTTGGTTGAACATAACGCATCGTTATGAACTTGTAATTTTTCGTTGCAATGTGGACATTTATTTTCAAAAAGAGTCTTCAACACGTTAAACATGCTTAATCACTCATTTCGGATTAATTTACTTGGTTTTCATTATAACGGATTATATTCGCCTTGTATAGCACTTTTGAGTGGTATCGAAATGAGATTTATATTGCACGAAAGGAAGCGCATAACCGATGGATCTTCTGCTTTTTGTCATCATGTTTATACTCGGTCTGGTCGGTTCATTCTTCTCCGGTTTGTTGGGTATTGGTGGGGCCATTATCAATTATCCGCTACTGTTATATGTTCCATCCTGGATGGGACTGGAGCCATTCTCAGCACATGAGGTATCGTCGATTAGTATGTTTCAAGTATTTTTTGCTTCACTTGCCGGTGTGATTGCATTCCGGAGAAAAGTAAAAACGGGTAGAAGTGGTGGGGCGATCGTTCACCGCGGATTGGTGCTGTACATGGGCTCCAGCATTCTTGCTGGCAGTCTAATCGGCGGGTTCATCTCAGGTCATCTGGACGGAAGGGTTATTAATCTGATCTATGGCATTCTGGCCATTATGGCGATTGTGCTTATGCTGATTCCCGGAAAGGGAAAGCTCGATACCTCAGCTCCACTGGTGTTTAACCGATGGATTGCAGCAGGCACTGCTTTTGCAGTAGGCATTGTATCAGGAATTGTTGGGGCAGGTGGTGCCTTTATCCTTATTCCCATCATGCTGACGATTCTCAACATCCCCGTGCGAACGACGATTGCTTCTTCACTGGCGATTGTATTTATCTCCGCCATTGGCGGCGTGATAGGGAAAATGACGGGTGGAGACATTCCGATGGAGCCCATCATCTACACGGTGATCGGCAGTATGCTGGGGGCATCCCTTGGTTCAAAGGTTAGTTCGATGATCAATGTGAGGGTACTTCGGTACGCATTAATCGTACTTATCGCCATCACAGCGGTCAAAGTCTGGTCCTCCATTCTGTAAAATCATGTACGTAGGAATGAACAGTGACGATTTCGTAACCAAACGGGTAGATCGCCGTATAAAGGTTATGAACATGAGCTGACGCGTTGGGTACACCATCAAATGAGTTCAGTTTTCGTCCATGGAGCACCTCATCTCCTTTCATGGATACATGTTTAACATTAATAGAAGTTGAGGTATCCACCCTATGAATAACGTACTTACAAAACAGGCTGATGCAGGATATCGGCTAGCTGAGCAGAAAGCATCTCAGTATTTTACTACTCTTAGGCAGCAACTTATAGATAATACGTATACAACAGCACTTATCCAAGATATTCATCTGTGGCAAAAAAAACATATTCATCGTTTTGCCTGGCTTTCTCTTTTATCACCAAGCAAAAGAAAACCGGATACCCGGGATGTTCATAGATATATCCACTGGCTGAATACGACAGGAAAACTGGATGATTACCTGGATCGGAGTATCTCCTATATTTATATGCGAGATCTGGGGCAAGCCCTTGATTCTCCAGATACGCAAGCCCGAATTCAGCACGTTGTCCAGAATACCAAAAAATACTTTATGGGCTCTGCCACTGGGCGAAAAGGTCAGCCCGATTATATCAGTCTTGCTGCGTTGTACCGGTGGGGACAGAAGGAGCACATTGAAACGGCTGTTATCTGGGTGATGGACAAATTAAAGAATGTAGCATCCAACATTCCGAAGGAGCTGGATGCAGAGCAGGCGCAGCGGAAGCTTATCAAAATTATTCTTGGCGTGGTTCTTCATGTGGACGATGAGATGAATGAGCAGACCCCACCTGAGGAACGGGCGCGGAGATTTGATGCGGCGATCAGACTCGGTTATTCCTACGGTTTGACGTATCCATTTGTGGATGACCTGTTGGATTCTCAAGCTTTGACGGTTCAGGAAAAGGAACAATATTCACTGATGATACGCGATGCACTTCTTACCGGGGTTGTACCTGATCTGGGAGAGTGGAAAGGCAGTAACCTTGAAGTGATTGAATATGTGCATTCCGAGCTTCGGGAAGCATTTGAGTACATCAAGAACTACCAGCATCCAGAGAAACAGCGCACATTCTTAGAGCAATCTTATGTTTTCTTTCAGTCTCAAGAGATTGATCGCAACAAGAAATTAGCCAATGCAAATTATACCAATGAAGAATTGTACATTCCGATTATTATCAAATCTTCGTCTTCCCGATTAATCGTCCGGTCTGTTCTCAGTGCACCAGAGGATGAAGGATTCGATCTGCGGACGTTCTATTACGGGATATATAATCAGCTGGCAGATGATTTTGCCGATATGTTTGACGATATGGAAGAAGGGGCTGTAACTCCTTATACGTACTATTTGAAGTATCGTGATTTGCGCCCTGATCTGATTAATCCATATGAATTGTATTGGGCAGTCATCTCTCACCTAATCCATGATGTATACAACTCGGACGTCAAGACCCGGGAGGTCATACTGGATCGTGCTATAAACGGTCTGAAGCGATGTAAAGAACGGTTGGGGCAGCAGAAATATGATGAAGTGATGACGATCTTTGCCTCTGGGCAGCCTGAATTCAATCAATTGGTTCAAGAGATGGTGAGAAAAGCAGATGACGTTGATTTCCTCGATAAATTGTTACGGGATCAGGTCGTGCTTCAATTGAAAAATGACAAGCAGGAGAAAGAGGACTTCAAGCAGACCATTCGAACAGTTCGCGAACAGATTAATGTAGAGTTGCAGATTTCGAAGCCCGGTGGACTTCATGAGATGAAAGAAACGCTGATCGATGCAGCCAATTATAGCTTGCAGGGAGACGGAAAGAGGTTACGCCCCATATTAACCTGGGTTATGGGCGTGCGCGAGTATGGACTACCCGAATCATCTATTGTTCCGCTGCTACGATCGCTGGAGTACATGCATACCGCTTCCCTAATCTTTGATGATCTGCCTACGCAGGATAATGCTTCGACAAGGCGTGGACGTTCTACTCTGCATCAGGTACACAATAGCGCCACAGCAGAGCTTACGGGTCTGTTTCTCATTCAGAAGGCGATCGGAGAGCAATCCTCATTGAATCGCTTTGATGCGGCAACCGTGCTTACTCTCATTCGATATTCGGCTGAAAAAGCAGAGGATATGTGTATGGGGCAGGCAATGGACCTGAATTCCAAAGGCAAGGTATTAACGCTTGAGCAGTTGAACATGATCTGTTTTTACAAAACAGGTATTGCCTTCGAAGCTGCACTGGTCATGCCAGCCATACTTGCTCAAGTGAAGGAACCGGAGATGGCTACGCTGAAAAAGTTCGCTTATCATGCGGGGATCGCCTTCCAGATCAAGGATGACTTGCTGGATTTCGAGGGAAATGACCTCATTCTCGGGAAACCTGCAGGTCAGGATGAGCGGAACAACAATTCAACCTTTGTATCCATTCTTGGTGATGAAGGCGCGAAGAAAGAGATGTGGGAGCATTATTGTCTTGCTACAGATGCATTAAACGAGATGCCAAAACCGATTTCATTTTTGAGACATTTATTGGATTATCTTGTTGGTCGTGAGCGCTAACCCATTTTTCTAGCGATTCATTATTGCATATGACTTATAATGATATATACTGACAAAGGTCGGG
The window above is part of the Paenibacillus sp. 1781tsa1 genome. Proteins encoded here:
- a CDS encoding sulfite exporter TauE/SafE family protein, with amino-acid sequence MDLLLFVIMFILGLVGSFFSGLLGIGGAIINYPLLLYVPSWMGLEPFSAHEVSSISMFQVFFASLAGVIAFRRKVKTGRSGGAIVHRGLVLYMGSSILAGSLIGGFISGHLDGRVINLIYGILAIMAIVLMLIPGKGKLDTSAPLVFNRWIAAGTAFAVGIVSGIVGAGGAFILIPIMLTILNIPVRTTIASSLAIVFISAIGGVIGKMTGGDIPMEPIIYTVIGSMLGASLGSKVSSMINVRVLRYALIVLIAITAVKVWSSIL
- a CDS encoding SDR family NAD(P)-dependent oxidoreductase — protein: MTEHNGKVIIITGGASGIGKETALQLSDQGATIVVADYNEDGAKKLAAEIEAAGGTAGAYKVDVSKGDEIKALIDWTVEQYGTLSGIFNNAGIGLVKPFLEMDPESYHRVIDVDQHSVYYGMYYGAKKMVELNVQGTIVNTASIYGSVAAVGSFNYNAAKAAVVMMSKSGALELAEHGIRVVGVAPGFIETPILGDDQAMKDALATQHMRGELIQPEKVASVVTFLFSDAASAVNGTTVAVDDGFLSFKTK
- a CDS encoding polyprenyl synthetase family protein — encoded protein: MNNVLTKQADAGYRLAEQKASQYFTTLRQQLIDNTYTTALIQDIHLWQKKHIHRFAWLSLLSPSKRKPDTRDVHRYIHWLNTTGKLDDYLDRSISYIYMRDLGQALDSPDTQARIQHVVQNTKKYFMGSATGRKGQPDYISLAALYRWGQKEHIETAVIWVMDKLKNVASNIPKELDAEQAQRKLIKIILGVVLHVDDEMNEQTPPEERARRFDAAIRLGYSYGLTYPFVDDLLDSQALTVQEKEQYSLMIRDALLTGVVPDLGEWKGSNLEVIEYVHSELREAFEYIKNYQHPEKQRTFLEQSYVFFQSQEIDRNKKLANANYTNEELYIPIIIKSSSSRLIVRSVLSAPEDEGFDLRTFYYGIYNQLADDFADMFDDMEEGAVTPYTYYLKYRDLRPDLINPYELYWAVISHLIHDVYNSDVKTREVILDRAINGLKRCKERLGQQKYDEVMTIFASGQPEFNQLVQEMVRKADDVDFLDKLLRDQVVLQLKNDKQEKEDFKQTIRTVREQINVELQISKPGGLHEMKETLIDAANYSLQGDGKRLRPILTWVMGVREYGLPESSIVPLLRSLEYMHTASLIFDDLPTQDNASTRRGRSTLHQVHNSATAELTGLFLIQKAIGEQSSLNRFDAATVLTLIRYSAEKAEDMCMGQAMDLNSKGKVLTLEQLNMICFYKTGIAFEAALVMPAILAQVKEPEMATLKKFAYHAGIAFQIKDDLLDFEGNDLILGKPAGQDERNNNSTFVSILGDEGAKKEMWEHYCLATDALNEMPKPISFLRHLLDYLVGRER
- a CDS encoding DUF6376 family protein gives rise to the protein MFIRKRKHTLMMTGLIASSILLISACSVVEQANESLNYVSGATDYIEQVSNAGADLQELASGAVNNPEITTQIQEKIDLIQAEASEFSQLAAPAIGESIHENLVSYNTQLTEVVDNFENTIAEQGFTAENWEKTGIPELITNINNLKDPLSGLQGE